A portion of the Bombus pascuorum chromosome 8, iyBomPasc1.1, whole genome shotgun sequence genome contains these proteins:
- the LOC132910067 gene encoding juvenile hormone acid O-methyltransferase, translating into MNTVEEYINASKLQYRDAFDIVEEFKEEMSEMRGKCIDIGCGPGDVTNKLILPRLSLEAELVGTDISKVMIDYARQKYQGEKRLSFLQMDIETLDLPKEELAQYSNVLSFYCLHWCQNSWKAFDNIYKLLQPGGKALVMFLAWNSGFDAYMRIHENPLYKPYMEDANRFVPFFHRCKDSRATLRKMLKDVGFEILHCSRREKCFIYQNMQILKRHMIAVNPFISRIPDHLKEEFENVVAREIVSQMILFPSKNDNGQQEYSILDRYHILVAYVKKPSDTC; encoded by the exons ATGAACACGGTAGAAGAATACATAAACGCGAGCAAGCTTCAGTACCGCGACGCGTTCGACATTGTCGAGGAATTCAAGGAAGAGATGTCCGAGATGAGAGGGAAGTGCATCGACATCGGTTGCGGACCAGGGGACGTAACGAACAAGCTGATCCTACCTAGGTTGTCACTGGAAGCGGAGCTAGTAG GGACGGACATATCGAAGGTGATGATCGATTACGCAAGACAGAAGTACCAGGGCGAGAAACGCTTGTCGTTCTTGCAAATGGACATCGAAACCTTGGATTTACCTAAGGAGGAATTAGCCCAATATAGCAACGTACTGTCCTTTTATTGCCTCCATTGGTGTCAAAACTCTTG GAAGGCTTTCGACAATATTTACAAGTTGCTGCAACCAGGAGGAAAAGCTCTGGTTATGTTCCTGGCTTGGAACAGCGGTTTCGATGCCTACATGAGGATTCACGAGAACCCACTATACAAACCATATATGGAG GACGCAAATCGCTTCGTGCCTTTTTTCCATCGGTGCAAAGATTCCCGAGCGACATTAAGGAAGATGCTGAAGGACGTAGGCTTCGAGATTCTACACTGTAGCAGGAGAGAAAAATGCTTCATTTACCAGAACatgcaaatattaaaac GTCATATGATTGCGGTTAATCCCTTCATCTCGCGGATCCCTGATCACCTCAAAGAGGAGTTCGAGAATGTGGTAGCGCGCGAAATAGTGAGCCAGATGATCCTATTCCCGAGCAAAAACGACAACGGTCAACAAGAATATAGTATTTTGGATAGATATCACATTCTTGTGGCGTATGTAAAGAAGCCTTCCGACACATGCTga